The DNA segment GATGTTGAATCCAATTGCTTCGATCAATCCGACTTCCTATAACCCTATGGGAAATGCCTCATTTGTAAATAATGAGAATAATTCTTTCACTTTCGAGCCACATGCAGATTATTTCTTTCGTGCAGGTAAAAGTACATTTAACGCACTGATTGGAGGGACTTATATCGAAAATAAGTCTGATAATCTGTTGTTGAGTGCCTTCCGGTTTTCAGATGATACTAAACTGCGGGATATTTCGGCTGCCGGAACAATTGATACCTCACAGACGCAAAATCAATATCGCTTTCTTTCTGCTTTCACACGTTTAGGATATAATTATAATAGTGAATATATCCTGAACTTCACACTCAGACGGGATGGTTCGTCGCGTTTTGCGCCAGCCAGCCGTTTTGGAAATTTCTATTCAATTGGTGCTGCATGGATCTTTTCTCAACAGCTATGGTTAAAAGATAATCTTGGTTTCCTGAGCTTTGGGAAGCTGAGGGGAAGTTATGGTTTAACCGGTAATGACAATGTGGGTGATTTTGCCTATTACGTGAACTACATTAAAACCTACTCTAAATATCAGAATGTCGGTTTGTATCCTACCAATCTTTTTAACCAGGGATATCAGTGGGAAAAAAATAAAAAGATGGAGTTGGCGCTTGAACTTGGCTTCATGGAGGATAAGCTTAGTTTTACCGTAAATTATTACCGCAACCGCTCCGGAAATCAATTGGTTTCTTACCCGCTGCCAGGACAGACCGGGCAAAGTAGTGTAGTCGAAAACCTTGATGCCTTAGTCCAGAACAGTGGCTGGGAATTTACATTGAATGCTACGATACTGAATAAAGCAGATTTTAAATGGAAAACGGACGCCAATCTGACCTTTGCAGCGAATAGGTTATTGGAATTTCCGAATCTGGCCAGCTCATCTTACAGCAATACATATGAAATAGGAAAGTCACTTAACTTGCAATGGGGCTACGATTATTTGGGCATTAATCCTGAAAACGGAAAGGTGATGGTGAGAGATATAGACGGAAATGGAACCATCAATACCGATGACTACATTGCATTAGGCAGTTCCCTTCCCTCATTCTATGGAGGCTTTAACAATAGTTTTTCTTATAAGCGTTTTGAATTGGGGGTATTTTTCAGTTTCAAAAAAGGGAGCCTGGGATCAGCAGTTTACCTGGCTCCGGGCTCGGACGTCAAGAATCAGCCGCGGTTATTACTAGATCGCTGGCAAGCTCCCGGGCAGTTAACAGATATGCTCGCTTACAGTACGAATTATGCAGAGAGCTATTATTTTAATTCTTCCAGGGCTGCTTTATACGACAATTCTTACATCAGGCTATCGAATGTGTCGCTCTCTTATGATTTTTCCAAAAAACAAGCGGGTAAAATAGGAATGAAAAACCTGCATTTGTATGTATTGGCAAACAATCTTTTTACGATTACCAGGTACCCGGGATTAGACCCTGAAAGTGGGATCAGTATGCCACTGCTCAGAACGTTAACCCTTGGATTGAAAACCACATTTTAATTGATGAATTATGAAATTTAATAAATTACCATATACACTTGCATTACTGGCCGGTTTAACTTCGCTTAGCACTTCCTGTAAGAAGCTGCTTGATGTAGAACCAAAATTGATAAAAACTTCAAAACAGGCTTTTTCGAACGACAGGTCGGCGGATAGTGTGGTTGTTGGAATGTATTTTAAGCTGGCCAGCAGTTATGCTTATAGCCAGGAAATACCATTGTCTACCGGATTCTCTTCTGATGAGCTTAAACCGGGAAAGGAGAGTTTTAATTTACTTTATACGGATATGTATAAAAACAACATCAATCCCGGTGATGCGGTGACGAACAGTTTTTGGACGGAAAGCTACAATCTTATTTTTATATCGAATTCTATTATAGAAGGTGTTGCCGCTTCGTCAGGAATGAGTGATGCCGGAAAGTTGAAGTGTGCTGCGGAAGCCAGATTTATACGTGCTTTTGCTTATTTTTATCTGGTTAACTTTTTCGGAGATGTGCCCTTGGTAACGAGTACCGATTATAAGAAATCGGCGGAATTTCCCCGTGAATCCAGTATTTTAGTCTACCAGCAGATTCTGGAGGACTTGTTGATGGCTGAAGCTTCATTAACGGATAACTACCCCACAGAGGGTCGTGTCCGGGCAAATAAATGGGTGGCAAAAGCCATGCTGGCCAGAGTCTACCTGTATTTGAAAGACTGGGAAAAGGCAGAATTGAAATCTTCGGAAATTATCGCAAATACGCAAAAATACCGCCTTGGCGAAATGCAGGGAACCAATTCTTCGAATGCAGTAATGAATATTTTTTACGCCAACAGCGAGGAGGCCATTTTTCAGTTTTGGAATAACATTGGTACGTCATTGGGCTATAATGCATTAACAGAATATTACAATAGCTATGCAGTAAGTGATGATCCGGAATATGGCCTGCTGAACGCTTTTGAACCTGGCGATAAACGGGCCTTTAATTATGTCAGACGAGCTACAGAAGCTGGTGGCGAATCACGCATCTATAAATACAGGCTGACGGATGAATCCCCGGATTATAAAGAATTCACCATGGTACTGCGATTAGCGGAACAATACCTGATCCAGGCTGAGGCAAGGGCCATGCTCAACCAGACGGGAGCCGCTGTTGAAGATTTGAATAAGATCAGAAACAGGGCCGGTCTGAGCGGCCTGTCGACCTCCATGCCCCGGGAAGAGGTCTTAACCCATATCGAAAAAGAAAGAAGATTGGAGCTATGCTTTGAATGGGGGGACCGCTGGTTCAATTTAAAAAGACTTGGTCATGTTGATCAGGTCATGAACCTGGTGAAACCTGGTTTGTGGACAAGTATCGCTGCACTTTATCCTGTTCCAAGAACAGAAATACTGCTCAATGGAAAACTGAAACAAAATCCTGGTTACAATTAAAATTACATAAATAAACATATGAAAACTGCGTACACTTACTGTCTGGCTTTAGCCTTATGGGCTATTGGATTGCCCTTTTTTTCCCTCGCGCAAAAGCGCCCTGTTCCTAACTATACTTTGAAAGGCAGGGTGAGGGGACTTGAAAAAAATGAGGCGAAAGTTTATCTCTACCTCTTTCAGGATAATTCGTTCGCGGATTCTGCCCGAGTTTTAAATGGCAGTTTTAGTTTCTCCGGCAGGATCAGCGAGCCGGTATGGGCGGAAGTATACTGCAAGGTAGGTACTGCAAAGCCTACAGGATATAGCCGGGTATACAATTGCTTCATCGAAAAAGGGAATAGTGTATTGAACTTTCATGTGGACAGTTTACCGGATGCAAAAATGGAAGGTTCCGCTTTAAACAAGGAAAGGATTGCATTTGAAAAGCAAATCAGTTCGCTGAGTGATTCTGCAAGTAAAATTGTATCCCTTTATTTTAAACAGGAGGCTTTGCTTCATGATTCCGCGCAAAGCAACAAGGATGAAGTGCTGAACCGC comes from the Pedobacter sp. FW305-3-2-15-E-R2A2 genome and includes:
- a CDS encoding RagB/SusD family nutrient uptake outer membrane protein, with the translated sequence MKFNKLPYTLALLAGLTSLSTSCKKLLDVEPKLIKTSKQAFSNDRSADSVVVGMYFKLASSYAYSQEIPLSTGFSSDELKPGKESFNLLYTDMYKNNINPGDAVTNSFWTESYNLIFISNSIIEGVAASSGMSDAGKLKCAAEARFIRAFAYFYLVNFFGDVPLVTSTDYKKSAEFPRESSILVYQQILEDLLMAEASLTDNYPTEGRVRANKWVAKAMLARVYLYLKDWEKAELKSSEIIANTQKYRLGEMQGTNSSNAVMNIFYANSEEAIFQFWNNIGTSLGYNALTEYYNSYAVSDDPEYGLLNAFEPGDKRAFNYVRRATEAGGESRIYKYRLTDESPDYKEFTMVLRLAEQYLIQAEARAMLNQTGAAVEDLNKIRNRAGLSGLSTSMPREEVLTHIEKERRLELCFEWGDRWFNLKRLGHVDQVMNLVKPGLWTSIAALYPVPRTEILLNGKLKQNPGYN